Proteins encoded in a region of the Apostichopus japonicus isolate 1M-3 chromosome 19, ASM3797524v1, whole genome shotgun sequence genome:
- the LOC139960696 gene encoding uncharacterized protein isoform X1 has translation MEEVDQDFGLTFENFVKKFKHWMKEHRLSQRMVASALHVSQGHLCDLLAQDKAISWKMITKEGRKPFVRMTMLMEDEITLKAISRNPKQFTGKREPNRCREKKKNTLKKSRFTPYQTKTLETAYQVSSYLTKEAYQALAETVDLNIAQVRTWFNNRRKLRTHGKPREKTVKPGENLKGSIKVRDGKICPTSGWSPNQLSDSTTTLCQETDGSVTAAVSSNVFESQQLASLLEEFDDAQGEPDATCGPDVESIHLSDVVGQNLSRDSSSLSETGLSAAAENGKAHETETSQSGIFEGLVITSDLPTGSKCLQRPQSLSVREVEQLVRASMSDSSLPVVSPSMSADSVSGAPDLPSSDTSKDSRGIVAMEQDIELRWSCNVSQKSLATNQSDYEEAQLKFLKLAYEVHRYPSEEVVDALHVLTLMGKKEIADWFFEESLRRVVC, from the exons ATGGAAGAAGTTGATCAAGACTTTGGACTTACCTTTGAAAATTTTGTGAAGAAGTTTAAACACTGGATGAAAGAACACAGGCTTTCACAACGAATGGTAGCATCAGCTCTACACGTAAGCCAAGGTCATTTGTGTGACCTTCTGGCACAGGACAAG GCAATATCATGGAAAATGATAACAAAAGAAGGAAGGAAACCATTTGTACGAATGACAATGTTAATGGAGGATGAGATCACTCTGAAAGCCATTTCTCGCAACCCAAAGCAATTTACTG GTAAACGTGAACCAAACAGATgcagagaaaagaagaaaaacacttTGAAGAAAAGTCGTTTTACACCTTACCAGACAAAGACATTAGAAACGGCATACCAAGTCTCAAGTTATCTCACAAAGGAAGCTTACCAAGCACTTGCAGAGACAGTAGACTTGAACATTGCACAAGTTAGAACCTGGTTCAACAACAGACGAAAGTTGAGAACTCACGGAAAGCCGCGTGAAAAGACTGTTAAACCAG GTGAAAACTTAAAGGGTTCAATTAAGGTGAGAGATGGTAAAATTTGCCCTACTTCTGGATGGTCTCCCAACCAGTTGAGTGATTCGACTACCACGCTGTGTCAAGAGACGGATGGCTCAGTCACTGCGGCAGTTAGTAGTAATGTCTTCGAATCCCAGCAGTTGGCATCTTTGCTTGAAGAATTCGATGATGCACAGGGAGAGCCTGATGCCACATGTGGTCCAGATGTTGAATCCATCCATTTGTCCGACGTTGTCGGTCAAAACTTATCGAGAGATTCTTCTTCCCTATCTGAGACAGGTTTGTCTGCTGCAGCCGAGAATGGCAAAGCTCATGAAACAGAAACAAGTCAATCAGGGATATTTGAAGGATTGGTCATTACCTCAGATCTACCTACGGGTTCAAAATGTCTTCAGAGACCGCAGTCTCTTTCTGTGCGAGAGGTGGAACAGTTGGTCAGGGCAAGCATGTCCGATAGCAGTCTTCCAGTGGTGAGCCCCTCAATGTCTGCAGACAGTGTTTCCGGTGCACCCGATTTGCCTTCCTCGGATACTTCGAAAGACAGCAGAGGAATTGTCGCGATGGAGCAAGATATCGAGTTACGATGGAGTTGTAATGTGTCCCAGAAATCTCTCGCTACCAACCAAAGTGATTATGAAGAGGCCCAGCTCAAGTTTTTGAAGCTTGCATATGAAGTTCACAGGTATCCCTCTGAGGAAGTGGTGGATGCTTTACATGTGTTAACTTTGATGGGGAAGAAAGAAATAGCAGATTGGTTTTTTGAAGAATCCCTCAGAAGAGTAGTGTGCTAA
- the LOC139960696 gene encoding uncharacterized protein isoform X2, whose amino-acid sequence MITKEGRKPFVRMTMLMEDEITLKAISRNPKQFTGKREPNRCREKKKNTLKKSRFTPYQTKTLETAYQVSSYLTKEAYQALAETVDLNIAQVRTWFNNRRKLRTHGKPREKTVKPGENLKGSIKVRDGKICPTSGWSPNQLSDSTTTLCQETDGSVTAAVSSNVFESQQLASLLEEFDDAQGEPDATCGPDVESIHLSDVVGQNLSRDSSSLSETGLSAAAENGKAHETETSQSGIFEGLVITSDLPTGSKCLQRPQSLSVREVEQLVRASMSDSSLPVVSPSMSADSVSGAPDLPSSDTSKDSRGIVAMEQDIELRWSCNVSQKSLATNQSDYEEAQLKFLKLAYEVHRYPSEEVVDALHVLTLMGKKEIADWFFEESLRRVVC is encoded by the exons ATGATAACAAAAGAAGGAAGGAAACCATTTGTACGAATGACAATGTTAATGGAGGATGAGATCACTCTGAAAGCCATTTCTCGCAACCCAAAGCAATTTACTG GTAAACGTGAACCAAACAGATgcagagaaaagaagaaaaacacttTGAAGAAAAGTCGTTTTACACCTTACCAGACAAAGACATTAGAAACGGCATACCAAGTCTCAAGTTATCTCACAAAGGAAGCTTACCAAGCACTTGCAGAGACAGTAGACTTGAACATTGCACAAGTTAGAACCTGGTTCAACAACAGACGAAAGTTGAGAACTCACGGAAAGCCGCGTGAAAAGACTGTTAAACCAG GTGAAAACTTAAAGGGTTCAATTAAGGTGAGAGATGGTAAAATTTGCCCTACTTCTGGATGGTCTCCCAACCAGTTGAGTGATTCGACTACCACGCTGTGTCAAGAGACGGATGGCTCAGTCACTGCGGCAGTTAGTAGTAATGTCTTCGAATCCCAGCAGTTGGCATCTTTGCTTGAAGAATTCGATGATGCACAGGGAGAGCCTGATGCCACATGTGGTCCAGATGTTGAATCCATCCATTTGTCCGACGTTGTCGGTCAAAACTTATCGAGAGATTCTTCTTCCCTATCTGAGACAGGTTTGTCTGCTGCAGCCGAGAATGGCAAAGCTCATGAAACAGAAACAAGTCAATCAGGGATATTTGAAGGATTGGTCATTACCTCAGATCTACCTACGGGTTCAAAATGTCTTCAGAGACCGCAGTCTCTTTCTGTGCGAGAGGTGGAACAGTTGGTCAGGGCAAGCATGTCCGATAGCAGTCTTCCAGTGGTGAGCCCCTCAATGTCTGCAGACAGTGTTTCCGGTGCACCCGATTTGCCTTCCTCGGATACTTCGAAAGACAGCAGAGGAATTGTCGCGATGGAGCAAGATATCGAGTTACGATGGAGTTGTAATGTGTCCCAGAAATCTCTCGCTACCAACCAAAGTGATTATGAAGAGGCCCAGCTCAAGTTTTTGAAGCTTGCATATGAAGTTCACAGGTATCCCTCTGAGGAAGTGGTGGATGCTTTACATGTGTTAACTTTGATGGGGAAGAAAGAAATAGCAGATTGGTTTTTTGAAGAATCCCTCAGAAGAGTAGTGTGCTAA
- the LOC139960697 gene encoding oxidized purine nucleoside triphosphate hydrolase-like, with product MGIPNKLLTLVFIHQNSRILLGMKKRGFGVNRWNGFGGKVQAGETIMEAAKREMLEESCLTVNNLTEVGRLDFEFVGEEQIFEVHVFKGDQYEGEPTETEEMRPKWFSVDDIPFKEMWPDDILWFPMLLKDAKFKGYFKFKGHNDILDYTLTEISDS from the exons ATGGGAATCCCCAACAAGTTACTCACGCTCGTCTTTATCCATCAAAACTCTAGGATTTTACTGGGAATGAAGAAGAGAGGGTTTGGAGTCAACAGATGGAATGGCTTTGGTGGCAAAGTCCAAGCAGGAGAGACAATAATGGAGGCTGCTAAGCG AGAGATGTTAGAGGAGTCTTGTCTAACAGTGAACAACCTGACAGAAGTCGGCAGGCTTGATTTTGAATTTGTCGGCGAGGAGCAGATCTTTGAAGTTCATGTCTTTAAAGGAGACCAGTATGAAGGAGAGCCTACAGAAACAGAAG AAATGAGACCCAAATGGTTTTCTGTAGACGACATACCTTTCAAAGAAATGTGGCCAGATGACATTTTATGGTTTCCCATGCTCCTCAAGGATGCAAAGTTCAAAGGTTATTTCAAGTTCAAAGGTCACAACGATATCCTTGATTACACTCTCACTGAAATATCAGATAGCTGA
- the LOC139960225 gene encoding uncharacterized protein produces MGFKKDYLLQPPPDDCVCFVCFGVLVDPRRLSPCGHTICVACIPSKQSHVKGNCPVCGIQLWRRPLKLPTSFTERILSLESRCHLMCGFEGSLKQLPQHLAQDCPNSVVSCHNRRRGCVAEFLRCKMEEHLMKNCLYRVTSCDGCGKRLLFSKLQAHQARNKCVEAKLMNETIRSERRNSKEVREHWLSMRLEQVALRSQLTRLRSNRLEARRRSLSAMTHAHKRERTTLSARIPKSHPTPRQQRSMSAPACPPDDHDFNNVVELSIPRNLPTLLQPINTSHWKDDSLSDVSDDISLIVPSEYSSGSFCGSLNVRKSVDGMMTDRISVKLESIDANIKCRQCGKFFKQRDNHERACCWHRDVSIVYISKPEHKGIEDSPQTTCRPLRKVNLPLLASEVFFLVGTK; encoded by the coding sequence ATGGGGTTTAAGAAAGATTACCTACTGCAACCGCCACCAGACGACTGCGTGTGTTTCGTCTGTTTCGGTGTGCTGGTCGACCCTAGACGTTTGTCACCATGTGGGCATACAATCTGCGTAGCGTGTATACCATCCAAGCAGTCGCATGTTAAAGGTAACTGTCCAGTGTGTGGAATTCAGCTATGGCGGAGACCCTTAAAATTACCGACATCATTTACTGAAAGAATCCTCTCGTTGGAAAGCCGGTGTCACCTCATGTGTGGATTTGAAGGAAGTCTGAAACAACTGCCTCAACATCTTGCTCAGGACTGCCCGAATTCAGTGGTATCCTGCCACAATAGGAGACGAGGTTGTGTCGCGGAATTTCTTCGTTGTAAAATGGAGGAGCATCTTATGAAGAACTGTTTGTATAGAGTGACGTCATGTGATGGATGTGGGAAGCGTTTACTATTCAGCAAACTGCAAGCTCATCAAGCTAGAAACAAATGTGTCGAGGCCAAATTAATGAACGAGACTATACGTTCAGAGAGGAGAAATTCGAAGGAGGTACGAGAGCATTGGTTATCTATGCGTTTAGAGCAGGTCGCTCTTCGAAGTCAGCTAACGCGACTAAGATCAAACAGACTCGAGGCCAGACGCCGCTCCTTGTCTGCGATGACACACGctcacaaaagagaaagaaccACCCTGTCCGCTCGCATCCCAAAGTCTCATCCAACTCCCAGGCAACAGCGATCCATGAGCGCACCAGCCTGCCCCCCTGACGACCACGATTTCAACAATGTTGTCGAATTATCAATTCCGCGAAATCTACCAACTTTGTTACAGCCAATCAATACGTCGCATTGGAAAGATGACAGTCTGTCAGATGTATCAGACGACATCAGTCTTATTGTACCGAGTGAGTACTCCTCGGGGAGTTTTTGCGGGAGTCTAAATGTTCGCAAATCGGTAGACGGCATGATGACGGACCGGATTTCCGTTAAACTGGAATCCATTGACGCCAATATCAAATGCAGACAATGTGGTAAATTTTTCAAACAGAGGGACAACCACGAGAGAGCTTGTTGCTGGCACAGAGACGTAAGTATAGTCTACATCTCGAAACCAGAacataaaggcattgaagactcgccccaaaccacgtgccgccctctgagaaaagttaacttgccgttgcttgcaagtgaagttttctttcttgtcggtacaaaatga
- the LOC139960228 gene encoding uncharacterized protein — MKLALYLAVLLIGVMVALKETESAPASPHLRHGKRIHFAEERVKRMASKRDSKESGKSDDEEEDEDEDESSDDSDASKDESDCSKSSCSGDESNDESKKKKSNSSESSEEEESEKSKKKSKASKSQSSSGGKTRVTSEERTDSDSDTGSESRSDTKSSSDDKSVTVGRDSGDNSDSEDNSDTFDRDEDKTQGGESDEGESMGDDDSEENETEDGVSQDGEESDDSDQLFTEMLYLTTLVTEIPTTNLDTLTVI, encoded by the exons ATGAAGTTAGCCTTGTATTTAGCTGTTCTTCTCATTGGAGTAATGGTGGCGCTAAAGGAAACTGAATCGGCTCCTGCTTCACCACACCTCCGTCATG GGAAAAGAATTCATTTTGCCGAGGAGCGGGTGAAGCGAATGGCTTCTAAACGCGACAGCAAAGAAAGCGGAAAGAGCGACgacgaagaagaagatgaagatgaagatgaaagCTCAGACGACTCGGACGCAAGTAAAGATGAAAGTGACTGCAGCAAATCCTCCTGTTCAGGTGACGAAAGCAACGACGAGAGTAAGAAAAAGAAATCTAACAGCTCGGAGAGCAGCGAAGAAGAAGAAAGTGAAAAGAGCAAGAAAAAGTCTAAGGCGAGTAAAAGTCAGAGTAGTTCCGGTGGCAAGACCCGCGTCACTTCCGAAGAAAGAACCGACTCGGACTCAGACACTGGTTCTGAATCTCGCTCTGATACCAAATCCTCTTCTGATGATAAATCAGTTACAGTTGGTCGCGACTCTGGTGACAATAGTGATTCCGAAGACAATTCTGATACCTTCGATCGTGATGAAGACAAGACTCAGGGGGGTGAGTCTGATGAGGGGGAATCTATGGGGGACGATGACTCTGAAGAGAACGAAACTGAGGATGGTGTGTCTCAGGACGGAGAAGAGTCTGATGACAGTGACCAACTGTTTACTGAAATGCTCTATTTGACGACGTTGGTGACCGAGATTCCAACAACCAACCTGGACACTTTGactgtaatttga
- the LOC139960226 gene encoding beta-1,3-galactosyltransferase 5-like, with protein sequence MMGLIRKVIIPFIFIGALVATFYFTSLQHLSSKVNRGYPVGRGSSAFYVMNVTNTRANNSKGLQKVEQTIHSADKDQSENSTKFPSNFNQSIPYFPFGPAMKAANNNNNFGIIHRPADFRFDKGNHDVPYLLVLMLSRASNIMQRKAQRESCLSVKVARGRNVRSVFLLGKPKEEKLIADIKAEQEIYQDILMEDFDDTYKNLTLKVLMGMKWASEYCSNASWVMKVDDDVYVDLANAVALLEGVTTTVKTMIGRPIRNSKPVRDTNRKWFVSKEQYIAPVYPDYICGLGYFMSGDLPRLFYEESRSLPYFFLEDVFIGILAKRIGVIKHYNKGEFIFSNGTYDRSKISQAVAVHLSKPHLVTSFYKRKSAFYKAQNQEG encoded by the coding sequence ATGATGGGTTTGATAAGAAAAGTGATTATTCCATTTATATTTATCGGCGCTTTGGTGGCAACTTTCTATTTCACTTCTCTTCAACATCTTTCGAGTAAAGTAAATCGAGGTTATCCTGTCGGTCGCGGATCCTCTGCATTCTACGTTATGAACGTAACCAATACCAGGGCAAACAACAGCAAAGGTTTACAAAAGGTTGAACAAACGATACATTCTGCTGACAAAGATCAAAGTGAAAACAGCACGAAATTTCCTTCTAACTTCAACCAAAGTATCCCATATTTTCCATTTGGACCAGCCATGAAAGCcgccaacaacaacaacaacttcgGAATAATACACAGACCTGCCGATTTTCGTTTCGACAAAGGAAACCATGATGTACCATATCTTCTGGTTTTAATGTTATCGAGAGCGTCTAATATAATGCAAAGAAAAGCACAACGAGAATCGTGTTTAAGTGTGAAAGTAGCAAGAGGAAGAAATGTTCGCAGCGTTTTCCTCCTGGGAAAACCGAAAGAAGAGAAATTAATAGCAGATATCAAAGCAGAACAGGAAATATATCAAGACATTTTAATGGAGGATTTTGACGACACTTACAAAAACTTGACTTTGAAAGTTTTAATGGGAATGAAATGGGCTAGTGAATATTGCAGCAATGCATCGTGGGTAATGAAGGTCGATGATGACGTATACGTGGATTTAGCTAATGCGGTTGCGCTTCTGGAAGGAGTAACCACCACAGTGAAGACAATGATCGGACGGCCAATCCGCAATTCAAAGCCAGTCCGTGACACCAACAGAAAATGGTTCGTCTCGAAAGAGCAATATATCGCCCCCGTATACCCCGATTATATATGCGGCTTAGGTTACTTCATGTCAGGCGATCTACCGCGACTGTTTTATGAGGAATCCAGGTCGTTGCCATATTTTTTTCTGGAGGACGTCTTCATTGGTATATTAGCTAAACGTATCGGTGTGATCAAGCACTACAACAAGGGTGAATTCATATTCAGTAATGGAACATATGATAGATCTAAAATATCGCAAGCGGTGGCCGTTCATCTTTCAAAGCCTCATCTAGTGACGTCATTTTACAAGCGCAAAAGCGCATTTTACAAAGCGCAAAACCAGGAAGGCTAA